In Mycobacterium sp. JS623, one genomic interval encodes:
- a CDS encoding patatin-like phospholipase family protein — MAKPKPADLVLSGGGVKGIGLVGSVVALMDAGYGAQRVSGTSAGSIVGAIVAAASMGNQLTGDEVKELALQLDYHKFTDPGAIERFPILGPSVAVLRGTGIYKGDYAHDWIRSQLANLDVRTFGDLAIDDDDLPPERRYKLVVTVADVTTGQLVRLPWDYRRVYGLDADEQPVADAVRASMAIPFFFRPVTLTASSGLTSTLVDGGILSNFPIDSLDRHDGRKPRWPSFGVTVLPNLPEGNDKVIPALAPLRMLGAPHLLEGVITAALVGRDQAYLNEPWVSARTIRVDSTDVGFLDFDISDNEIEALYAKGYAATEKFLATWDWDAYLERFRR; from the coding sequence GTGGCGAAGCCGAAGCCTGCGGACCTGGTGTTGTCCGGCGGCGGTGTCAAAGGCATCGGTTTGGTGGGGTCCGTCGTTGCGTTGATGGACGCCGGGTACGGCGCCCAACGTGTGTCGGGAACGTCTGCCGGCTCGATCGTCGGCGCGATCGTCGCGGCCGCATCAATGGGCAACCAGCTCACCGGGGACGAAGTCAAAGAGCTTGCGCTGCAGCTGGATTACCACAAGTTCACCGACCCGGGCGCCATCGAACGCTTTCCGATTCTCGGCCCCTCGGTGGCTGTGTTGCGGGGAACGGGTATCTACAAGGGCGACTACGCGCACGACTGGATCCGCAGCCAGCTTGCGAACCTCGACGTGCGCACGTTCGGTGACCTGGCCATTGACGACGACGACTTGCCGCCTGAGCGGCGCTACAAGCTGGTCGTGACGGTCGCCGATGTGACGACTGGGCAGTTGGTGCGGCTGCCGTGGGACTATCGCCGGGTCTACGGCCTGGATGCCGACGAACAGCCCGTCGCTGATGCGGTGCGCGCGTCGATGGCGATCCCGTTCTTCTTTCGTCCCGTCACGCTAACGGCCTCCAGCGGCTTGACGTCCACGTTGGTGGACGGTGGAATCCTGTCGAACTTTCCGATCGACTCACTCGACCGCCACGACGGACGCAAACCTCGCTGGCCCAGCTTCGGTGTCACGGTTCTGCCGAACCTTCCCGAAGGCAACGACAAGGTGATTCCCGCGCTGGCGCCTCTGCGGATGCTCGGCGCGCCGCATCTGCTGGAAGGCGTCATCACCGCGGCGCTCGTCGGCCGCGATCAGGCCTACCTCAACGAGCCGTGGGTGAGTGCGAGGACCATCCGAGTGGATTCGACGGACGTCGGCTTCCTCGATTTCGATATTTCTGACAACGAGATCGAGGCGCTGTACGCGAAAGGGTATGCGGCCACGGAAAAGTTCCTGGCCACCTGGGACTGGGACGCCTACCTCGAGCGCTTCCGCCGATGA
- a CDS encoding FadD3 family acyl-CoA ligase: MTGLWETIPEMVLSAADRFGDAEAVVDGPLRLTFTEVVARIRCAAGAFADIGIEKGDRVAIWAPNCAEWIIAAFGLLTAGGVLVPVNTRFKPDEAADIIGRSGAKAVLVQKGFLGLDYTAPAGVPVIGLKSEFLSGGSPFHREVAGTDISDIIFTSGTTGRPKGARMNHRQTLRMYEEWATLADLREGDRYLMINPYFHTFGLKAGLITSFLRGATMLPVAAFDIDRVVELVEAERITMLPGPPTLYHSLLAVEAKDKLATLRAGVTGAADIPVELVHRIHEELPFQTLMTGYGLTEAGNVTLSRPGDSFEDVATTAGLPCEDVEVRVADDGEVLVRGYGVMQGYLDDPVATAEAIDADGWLQTGDLGSFTDSGRLRIVGRKKDMFIVGGFNAYPAEIEGFLLEHPAVAQAAVIGVPDERMGQVGKAFIVRKDGKTAVSGDELMAWSRDRMAGFKVPRFVEFLDQLPLNATGKVMKDKLR, from the coding sequence ATGACGGGGCTTTGGGAGACCATCCCCGAGATGGTCTTGAGCGCGGCGGATCGCTTCGGCGACGCGGAAGCGGTCGTCGACGGTCCGCTGCGTCTCACGTTCACTGAAGTAGTCGCGCGGATCCGGTGTGCCGCAGGGGCATTCGCCGATATCGGCATCGAAAAGGGTGACCGGGTCGCGATCTGGGCGCCCAACTGCGCGGAGTGGATCATCGCGGCATTCGGATTGCTCACCGCCGGCGGCGTGCTGGTACCGGTCAACACGCGGTTCAAACCCGACGAGGCCGCCGACATCATCGGCCGCAGCGGCGCGAAGGCGGTGCTTGTCCAAAAGGGGTTCCTCGGGCTGGACTACACCGCCCCAGCAGGCGTGCCCGTCATCGGCCTCAAGTCCGAATTCCTGTCTGGCGGTTCACCGTTTCACCGCGAGGTCGCGGGCACGGACATCTCCGACATCATCTTCACCTCGGGCACGACCGGCAGGCCCAAGGGCGCCAGGATGAACCACCGTCAGACGCTGCGGATGTACGAGGAATGGGCAACGCTGGCGGATCTGCGCGAGGGCGACCGCTATCTGATGATCAACCCATACTTCCACACCTTCGGGTTGAAGGCAGGCCTGATCACGTCCTTCCTGCGCGGAGCGACGATGCTTCCGGTTGCGGCGTTCGACATCGACCGTGTCGTGGAACTGGTTGAGGCCGAACGGATCACGATGCTTCCCGGGCCGCCGACGCTGTATCACTCGCTGCTCGCCGTCGAGGCTAAGGACAAGCTCGCGACGCTGCGCGCGGGCGTGACAGGTGCGGCCGACATCCCGGTGGAATTGGTCCACCGGATCCACGAGGAACTTCCGTTCCAAACGTTGATGACGGGCTATGGCCTCACCGAGGCCGGCAATGTCACCCTCTCTCGACCCGGCGACTCGTTCGAAGACGTTGCGACGACCGCTGGATTGCCGTGCGAGGACGTCGAAGTGCGGGTTGCCGACGACGGGGAGGTGCTCGTGCGTGGCTACGGCGTCATGCAGGGCTACCTCGACGACCCTGTCGCCACGGCAGAAGCCATCGATGCCGACGGCTGGCTGCAGACCGGAGACCTCGGGAGCTTCACCGACTCGGGGCGGTTGCGAATCGTCGGCCGCAAGAAGGACATGTTCATCGTCGGCGGCTTCAATGCATACCCCGCCGAGATCGAAGGCTTTTTGCTGGAGCACCCCGCCGTCGCCCAGGCCGCCGTGATCGGGGTTCCCGATGAGCGGATGGGTCAGGTGGGCAAGGCATTCATCGTGCGCAAGGACGGCAAGACCGCCGTCAGCGGCGATGAGCTGATGGCTTGGAGCCGCGACAGAATGGCTGGATTTAAGGTTCCTCGGTTCGTTGAGTTCCTCGACCAGCTACCGTTGAACGCCACGGGCAAGGTGATGAAGGACAAATTGCGCTGA
- a CDS encoding amidohydrolase family protein has product MGQLSHRVDIPFPLFDADNHLYEPPEAMTKYLPKEYKDVVQYVEVNGRTKIALRGVISNYIPNPTFSVVAKPGAWEEYFKFGNPDGKSKRELFGEPMRAIPAFFEPAPRLEKMNELGIERSLMFPTLASLIEERLSDDPVAIHVLIHSLNQWLDEVWGFNYQNRIFTTPVITLPIVEKAIEELEWCVKRGARAILIRPAPVPGFRGPRSFALPEFDPFWERVVHHDVFVGMHSSDSGYSRYTSEWDGAAQEMLPFQTNAMSILNEWRPIQDAVASWVIHGALFRHPKLKVGIVEAGSKWMFPLLDSMAEVWKKAPEAFLGNPIEEIKNRIYVSPFYEEGIDDLINLIGVDQVLYGSDWPHPEGLAEPTHYVTALEHLSLEDQAKIMGGNLGRLVTT; this is encoded by the coding sequence ATGGGTCAACTGTCGCATCGGGTCGACATACCGTTCCCGCTGTTCGATGCGGACAATCACCTGTACGAGCCGCCAGAGGCGATGACCAAGTACCTGCCCAAGGAGTACAAGGACGTCGTCCAGTACGTCGAGGTAAACGGCCGGACCAAGATTGCGCTGCGCGGTGTGATCAGCAACTACATCCCGAACCCCACCTTCTCGGTGGTCGCCAAGCCTGGCGCGTGGGAGGAGTACTTCAAGTTCGGTAACCCCGACGGCAAGAGCAAGCGCGAGTTGTTCGGTGAGCCGATGAGGGCCATTCCGGCGTTCTTCGAGCCCGCTCCGCGCCTCGAAAAGATGAATGAGCTCGGTATCGAGCGCTCTCTGATGTTCCCGACGCTGGCGAGCCTGATCGAGGAGCGCCTCTCCGACGACCCGGTCGCCATCCACGTCCTCATCCACTCGCTCAACCAGTGGCTTGACGAGGTGTGGGGCTTCAACTACCAGAACCGCATCTTCACCACCCCGGTCATCACCCTGCCCATCGTCGAGAAGGCGATCGAGGAGCTGGAGTGGTGCGTCAAGCGCGGTGCTCGTGCGATCTTGATCCGCCCGGCGCCGGTGCCCGGTTTTCGTGGCCCGCGGTCGTTCGCGCTGCCCGAGTTCGACCCGTTCTGGGAGAGGGTTGTGCACCACGACGTGTTCGTCGGCATGCACTCGTCGGACAGCGGCTACTCGCGCTACACCTCCGAGTGGGACGGCGCCGCGCAGGAGATGCTGCCCTTCCAGACCAACGCGATGTCGATCCTCAACGAGTGGCGTCCGATCCAGGATGCGGTGGCCTCGTGGGTGATTCACGGCGCACTTTTCCGGCACCCGAAGCTGAAGGTGGGCATCGTCGAGGCAGGTTCGAAGTGGATGTTCCCATTGCTCGATTCGATGGCCGAGGTGTGGAAGAAGGCGCCTGAGGCGTTCCTCGGCAACCCGATCGAGGAGATCAAAAACCGCATCTACGTCAGCCCGTTCTACGAGGAAGGCATCGACGATCTGATCAACCTGATCGGCGTCGACCAGGTGCTGTACGGCTCCGACTGGCCGCACCCCGAAGGCCTGGCGGAACCGACCCACTACGTGACCGCGCTCGAGCATCTTTCGCTCGAGGACCAGGCGAAGATCATGGGCGGCAACCTGGGGCGTCTCGTCACGACGTGA
- a CDS encoding AMP-binding protein encodes MRKIPVELTKRYQEEGWWTDETLGDLVAGGLRANPETGFVVHSAVRPYAGTFRDVELEARRLAAGLHTRGVGPGDVIALQLPNWKEAAATFWASTFLGAVTVPIVHFYGRKELTHILGTAKPRVFISAEEFGRMKFQPDLCEDIPIVGLVGGNTGERSREAHDYGELLADEPMQGTLATDPAGPALIAFTSGTTSNPKGVVHSHQTLGCETRQLLENYPDDRGRQLTGTPIGHFIGMLGAFLIPVLEGAPIDLCDVWDPAQVLKLIEREGLSIGGGPPYFVTSVLDHPDCTPEHLKHFTTVGLGGSTVPAAVTRRLADLGMFVFRSYGSSEHPSITGSAPTAPEDKRLYTDGNPRPGVEIRLGPDGEIFSRGPDLCLGYTDPELTAKAFDEDGWYSTGDVGVIDDDGYLTITDRKADVIIRGGENISALEVEEVLLTMPSVVEAVVVAAPDDRLGERTAAVLRVKAGQPMPTLDEVRDHFKRAGVATQKWPEELHKVDDFPRTASGKVQKFLVRQDIATCRN; translated from the coding sequence ATGCGAAAAATCCCTGTTGAGCTGACAAAGCGTTACCAGGAAGAAGGGTGGTGGACGGACGAGACGCTCGGCGATCTGGTCGCCGGCGGCCTCCGCGCCAACCCCGAAACCGGCTTCGTCGTGCATTCGGCCGTCCGGCCCTACGCGGGCACATTCCGTGACGTCGAACTAGAGGCACGCAGGCTCGCGGCTGGCCTGCACACTCGCGGGGTCGGGCCAGGGGACGTGATCGCGCTTCAACTCCCCAATTGGAAAGAGGCCGCGGCGACCTTCTGGGCGTCGACGTTCCTTGGCGCGGTGACAGTCCCGATCGTGCACTTCTACGGACGCAAGGAACTCACCCACATCCTCGGCACGGCCAAGCCCCGCGTCTTCATCTCGGCAGAAGAGTTCGGGCGCATGAAGTTTCAGCCCGATCTTTGTGAGGACATCCCGATCGTGGGGCTCGTCGGCGGCAACACCGGCGAGCGCTCGCGCGAGGCGCATGACTACGGCGAGCTGCTCGCGGATGAACCGATGCAAGGCACCCTGGCCACCGACCCCGCGGGCCCGGCATTGATCGCCTTCACCTCTGGCACGACGAGCAACCCGAAAGGCGTTGTGCACAGCCATCAAACGCTGGGCTGCGAGACGCGCCAACTGTTGGAGAACTACCCGGACGACCGCGGCCGCCAGCTCACGGGCACCCCGATCGGACATTTCATCGGTATGCTCGGCGCGTTTTTGATCCCGGTACTTGAAGGCGCACCGATCGATCTCTGCGATGTGTGGGATCCGGCTCAGGTGCTCAAGCTCATTGAGCGCGAAGGGCTTTCGATCGGTGGCGGACCGCCGTATTTTGTGACCAGTGTGCTGGACCATCCCGATTGCACCCCGGAACACCTGAAGCATTTCACGACCGTCGGCCTCGGCGGATCGACGGTCCCCGCAGCGGTCACCCGGCGGCTGGCCGACCTCGGCATGTTCGTCTTCCGCTCCTATGGCAGCAGCGAGCACCCATCCATCACGGGTTCGGCGCCCACCGCGCCTGAAGACAAACGGCTCTACACCGACGGCAATCCGCGACCTGGCGTGGAAATCCGGCTCGGACCCGACGGTGAGATCTTCAGCCGTGGCCCCGACCTGTGCCTCGGCTACACCGATCCGGAACTGACCGCGAAGGCCTTCGACGAGGACGGCTGGTATTCCACCGGCGATGTCGGTGTGATCGACGACGACGGCTATCTGACAATCACCGATCGCAAGGCGGACGTCATCATCCGCGGCGGCGAGAACATCAGCGCCCTTGAGGTCGAAGAGGTGCTGCTCACCATGCCCAGCGTGGTGGAGGCCGTGGTGGTCGCCGCGCCCGACGACCGGCTGGGCGAACGGACGGCCGCGGTGCTTCGCGTCAAGGCCGGGCAGCCGATGCCCACCCTGGATGAGGTGCGCGACCACTTCAAACGGGCAGGCGTCGCGACGCAGAAGTGGCCAGAGGAACTGCACAAAGTCGACGATTTTCCCCGCACCGCCAGTGGCAAGGTGCAGAAGTTCCTGGTGAGGCAGGATATTGCGACATGTCGAAACTGA
- a CDS encoding enoyl-CoA hydratase/isomerase family protein, protein MVDLEFDDGLAVVTIDRPHARNAISLETMDQLEKALDGADGARALVLTGAGDRAFVSGGDLKELSALRTEYEALSMAFRMRTICDRIAAFPAPTIAALNGHALGGGAEFAVAADIRIAADDIKIGFNQVTLEIMPAWGGAERLVALVGYSKALLLAGAGTVLDAPDAERIGLVDKVFPRTSFDEGWRGIAKALAGRPAGEIKRVMKGVSTTEAVTAFARLWVADEHWAAADKVMKRGK, encoded by the coding sequence ATGGTCGACCTCGAATTCGACGACGGCCTGGCGGTCGTCACCATCGACCGGCCGCATGCCCGCAACGCAATCTCTCTGGAGACGATGGACCAGTTGGAGAAGGCGCTCGACGGTGCCGATGGCGCGCGGGCGTTGGTGCTGACGGGTGCGGGCGACCGCGCATTTGTCTCCGGCGGCGATCTCAAGGAACTCAGCGCGCTGCGCACCGAGTATGAGGCGTTGTCGATGGCGTTCCGAATGCGCACGATCTGCGATCGGATTGCCGCGTTCCCCGCGCCCACCATCGCGGCGCTGAACGGTCATGCACTGGGGGGCGGGGCCGAGTTCGCGGTGGCGGCCGACATCCGGATCGCCGCCGACGACATCAAGATCGGCTTCAATCAGGTGACGCTGGAGATCATGCCTGCGTGGGGCGGCGCCGAACGACTGGTCGCATTGGTCGGCTACAGCAAGGCGCTGCTGCTGGCAGGCGCTGGCACGGTGCTCGACGCCCCCGATGCAGAGCGAATCGGCTTGGTGGACAAGGTTTTTCCGCGGACATCGTTCGACGAAGGCTGGCGGGGTATCGCGAAGGCGCTGGCGGGCCGACCCGCCGGCGAGATCAAGCGCGTGATGAAGGGCGTCTCAACGACGGAGGCGGTCACCGCCTTCGCGCGGCTGTGGGTGGCCGACGAGCACTGGGCCGCCGCGGACAAAGTGATGAAGCGCGGCAAGTAG
- a CDS encoding VOC family protein, translating into MHDDTPSIFTEFLAAKGPGYHQLAYWAEDFDETMKAVEGAGWPVVWSGGEGFGVRFAYVEPPNSPATVVEISELTEGQAATAKFIRDTAANWDGTDPIREMGG; encoded by the coding sequence TTGCACGACGACACGCCAAGTATCTTTACCGAGTTCCTTGCAGCCAAAGGCCCGGGCTATCACCAGTTGGCTTATTGGGCAGAGGATTTCGATGAGACGATGAAGGCCGTCGAGGGGGCAGGCTGGCCGGTGGTGTGGTCTGGTGGTGAGGGTTTTGGCGTGCGCTTCGCGTATGTCGAACCGCCGAATAGCCCGGCCACGGTCGTGGAGATCTCCGAACTCACCGAGGGGCAGGCGGCCACCGCGAAGTTCATCCGCGATACCGCGGCGAACTGGGACGGCACCGACCCGATCCGCGAAATGGGTGGCTAG
- a CDS encoding SDR family NAD(P)-dependent oxidoreductase, whose amino-acid sequence MTDFTQKYGQWAVIAGASEGIGASLADQLGARGLDLVLIARNGALLDKVAGRARDAHGVQTRVVVQDLTDADVRAKVADATEGLDVGLLIYNAGASDRTTTFLENELDYSLEQIKLDCVGPTTLVHHFGGAMRERGRGGIVLVASLACLAGSATLAMYSAVKAFQHNFAEGLWAELRPRGVDVCCTPLGMTYTPAFQRMGIEYDPAAHMLSEDVAREIIENIGNGPVHVVGENNRAASAAIWTIDRRSLVEMMSAASMDFASRRNT is encoded by the coding sequence ATGACCGACTTCACGCAGAAATACGGCCAGTGGGCGGTGATCGCCGGCGCATCCGAAGGTATCGGTGCCAGCCTGGCCGACCAATTGGGCGCGCGCGGACTGGATCTCGTGCTGATTGCGCGAAACGGCGCGCTGCTTGACAAAGTGGCCGGCCGGGCTCGCGACGCGCACGGCGTACAGACGCGCGTAGTTGTTCAGGACCTGACTGACGCCGATGTGCGCGCCAAAGTGGCCGATGCGACCGAAGGCCTCGACGTTGGTCTGTTGATTTACAACGCGGGCGCCTCGGACCGCACCACGACCTTCTTGGAGAACGAACTCGACTACTCGCTCGAGCAGATCAAGCTGGACTGCGTGGGCCCAACCACCTTGGTGCACCACTTCGGTGGCGCCATGAGAGAGCGTGGCCGCGGCGGCATCGTGCTGGTCGCGTCCCTGGCCTGCCTGGCGGGTTCGGCGACCCTCGCGATGTACTCCGCGGTCAAGGCGTTCCAGCACAACTTCGCCGAAGGACTGTGGGCTGAGCTGCGGCCGCGCGGCGTTGACGTCTGCTGCACGCCGCTCGGCATGACCTATACCCCTGCCTTTCAGCGCATGGGCATTGAATACGACCCCGCCGCGCACATGCTGTCCGAAGACGTGGCGCGCGAAATCATCGAGAACATCGGTAATGGCCCCGTCCACGTCGTCGGGGAGAACAACCGCGCGGCCTCGGCTGCGATCTGGACCATCGATCGACGCTCGCTGGTGGAGATGATGAGCGCCGCCTCAATGGATTTCGCATCACGGAGGAACACCTGA
- a CDS encoding nuclear transport factor 2 family protein — protein sequence MDADKEQIAEVLVRYATGIDFKDWALLRTCWTEDVDVDYGEVGRYSGADAITGLMEQLHNAMGPTYHRLTNFAIAVDADRATARSYVHAVLQAIPDDAASWVEALGHYDDELTRTSEGWRIARRTTNIARVHAGAASRSPS from the coding sequence CCGACAAAGAGCAGATCGCCGAGGTGCTGGTCCGCTACGCCACCGGGATCGATTTCAAAGACTGGGCGCTGTTGCGCACCTGCTGGACCGAGGACGTCGACGTCGATTACGGCGAGGTCGGGCGATACTCGGGCGCCGACGCGATCACCGGGTTGATGGAGCAACTGCACAACGCGATGGGCCCGACCTATCACCGACTGACCAACTTCGCGATTGCGGTCGATGCTGACCGCGCGACGGCTCGGTCATACGTGCATGCCGTATTGCAGGCGATCCCGGATGATGCGGCCAGTTGGGTTGAGGCCCTCGGTCATTACGACGACGAACTCACCCGGACGTCCGAGGGCTGGCGCATTGCCCGTCGCACCACGAACATCGCGCGGGTGCACGCAGGCGCGGCGTCGCGTTCCCCATCATGA